One Canis aureus isolate CA01 chromosome 35, VMU_Caureus_v.1.0, whole genome shotgun sequence genomic region harbors:
- the NFKBIZ gene encoding NF-kappa-B inhibitor zeta isoform X2: MGVIGRQQRGPFQGVRVKNSVKELLLHIRSHKQKASGQALDDFKIQSVNREQFTELKNTVPYSGKRKGPDSLSDGPACKRPAVLHTQFLTPPQTPTPAESMEDVHHSESKQDSSADLLQNIINIKNECSPVSLNTVQVSWMSPVVVPQGSPREQCQDFHGGQIFSPPQKYQPFQVSSSPHMMDQASLYQYSPQSQHLQQPLPPPHYTPSPALEYGPYSRTSQSPSYESNLFEGQEPQFCPDQCFASLLNSRESENIAVPIQNPPSVQQQNESPLQNFNMMPHGACEAMVGHDAGATTLSTSAPFQNIIGNPVNTTQLGKSFFQWQVEQEESKLANISQDQFLSKDADGDTFLHIAVAQGRRALSYVLARKMNALHMLDIKEHNGQSAFQVAVAANQHLIVQDLVNLGAQVNTTDCWGRTPLHVCAEKGHSQVLQAIQKGAVKSNQFLDLEATNYDGLTPLHCAVVAHNAVVHELQRNQQPHSPEVQELLLKNKSLVDTIKCLIQMGAAVEAKDRKSGRTALHLAAEEANLELIRLFLELPSCLSFVNAKAYNGNTALHVAASLQYRVTQLDAVRLLMRKGADPSTRNLENEQPVHLVPDGPVGEQIRRILKGKSIQQRAPPY, from the exons ATGGGGGTTATTGGAAGGCAACAGAGAGGACCCTTTCAAGGCGTTCGTGTGAAGAACTCGGTGAAGGAACTCCTGCTGCATATCCGAAGTCATAAACAGAAGGCTTCTGGCCAAGCTTTGGATGATTTTAAG ATACAAAGCGTGAACAGAGAGCAATTCACAG AATTGAAGAACACAGTACCATATAGTGGGAAAAGGAAAGGACCCGATTCGTTGTCTGATGGACCAGCTTGCAAAAGGCCAGCTGTGTTACATACCCAGTTTTTG acACCACCTCAAACGCCAACACCTGCAGAGAGCATGGAAGATGTTCATCACAGTGAATCCAAACAGGACAGCAGCGCCGATCTGCTTCAGAACATAATCAACATTAAGAATGAATGCAGCCCAGTGTCCTTAAATACTGTCCAAGTTAGCTGGATGAGCCCAGTGGTGGTCCCTCAGGGCTCCCCCCGGGAACAGTGTCAGGACTTCCACGGAGGGCAGATCTTCTCTCCGCCTCAGAAATACCAACCATTCCAAGTCAGCAGCTCTCCACACATGATGGATCAGGCCTCCCTGTACCAGTATTCTCCACAGAGCCAGCACTTGCAGCAGCCGCTGCCGCCACCGCACTacacccccagcccagctctgGAGTACGGTCCTTATTCCAGAACTTCCCAGTCCCCCAGCTATGAATCGAACCTCTTTGAGGGTCAAGAACCACAGTTCTGCCCAGATCAATGTTTTGCATCCCTTCTAAATAGTCGGGAATCGGAGAATATCGCTGTTCCCATTCAGAATCCCCCCAGTGTTCAGCAACAAAATGAGTCCCCCCTGCAGAACTTCAACATGATGCCACACGGTGCCTGTGAGGCCATGGTGGGGCATGATGCGGGCGCTACCACGCTAAGCACTTCAGCGCCGTTCCAGAACATCATCGGAAATCCAGTGAACACCACACAGTTAGGGAAGTCCTTTTTTCAGTGGCAAGTAGAGCAAGAAGAAAGCAAGTTGGCAAATATCTCCCAAGACCAGTTTCTTTCAAAGGATGCAGATGGTGACAC GTTCCTCCATATTGCTGTTGCCCAGGGGAGAAGGGCACTTTCCTACGTCCTTGCAAGAAAAATGAATGCGCTTCACATGTTGGATATTAAAGAGCACAACGGACAG AGTGCCTTTCAGGTGGCAGTGGCTGCCAATCAGCATCTCATCGTGCAGGATCTGGTGAACCTTGGGGCCCAGGTGAACACCACTGACTGCTGGGGAAGAACCCCCCTGCACGTCTGTGCCGAGAAAGGTCACTCCCAGGTGCTTCAG gCAATTCAGAAGGGAGCAGTGAAGAGCAATCAGTTTTTGGATCTTGAGGCAACTAACTATGATG gcctgaCTCCTCTACATTGTGCGGTTGTGGCACACAATGCTGTGGTGCATGAGCTTCAGAGAAACCAACAGCCCCATTCACCTGAAGTTCAGGAGCTTTTACTGAAGAACAAGAGTCTGGTTGACACCATCAAATGTCTGATTCAGATGGGAGCAGCAGTGGAAGCTAAG GATCGTAAAAGTGGACGCACAGCCTTGCATTTGGCAGCAGAAGAAGCAAATCTGGAACTCATTCGCCTGTTTTTGGAGCTGCCCAGTTGCCTGTCTTTTGTGAATGCAAAG GCTTACAATGGAAACACTGCCCTCCATGTTGCTGCCAGCCTTCAGTATCGGGTGACACAGTTGGATGCGGTTAGGCTGTTGATGAGGAAGGGAGCAGACCCAAGTACTCGGAACTTGGAGAATGAACAGCCAGTGCATTTGGTTCCTGATGGTCCCGTGGGAGAACAG ATCCGACGTATCCTGAAGGGAAAGTCCATTCAGCAGAGAGCTCCACCGTATTAG
- the NFKBIZ gene encoding NF-kappa-B inhibitor zeta isoform X1, which produces MIVDKALDERRGGDGGLMSSPLSLACFYGASPPGASAPGSPASDSSDLSSASAASAASASSCGAVDARPRGCARADRPPVEPHMGVIGRQQRGPFQGVRVKNSVKELLLHIRSHKQKASGQALDDFKIQSVNREQFTELKNTVPYSGKRKGPDSLSDGPACKRPAVLHTQFLTPPQTPTPAESMEDVHHSESKQDSSADLLQNIINIKNECSPVSLNTVQVSWMSPVVVPQGSPREQCQDFHGGQIFSPPQKYQPFQVSSSPHMMDQASLYQYSPQSQHLQQPLPPPHYTPSPALEYGPYSRTSQSPSYESNLFEGQEPQFCPDQCFASLLNSRESENIAVPIQNPPSVQQQNESPLQNFNMMPHGACEAMVGHDAGATTLSTSAPFQNIIGNPVNTTQLGKSFFQWQVEQEESKLANISQDQFLSKDADGDTFLHIAVAQGRRALSYVLARKMNALHMLDIKEHNGQSAFQVAVAANQHLIVQDLVNLGAQVNTTDCWGRTPLHVCAEKGHSQVLQAIQKGAVKSNQFLDLEATNYDGLTPLHCAVVAHNAVVHELQRNQQPHSPEVQELLLKNKSLVDTIKCLIQMGAAVEAKDRKSGRTALHLAAEEANLELIRLFLELPSCLSFVNAKAYNGNTALHVAASLQYRVTQLDAVRLLMRKGADPSTRNLENEQPVHLVPDGPVGEQIRRILKGKSIQQRAPPY; this is translated from the exons ATGATCGTGGACAAGGCGCTGGACGAGCGGCGCGGCGGGGACGGCGGCCTCATGAGCAGCCCGCTCAGCCTGGCCTGCTTCTACGGCGCCTCGCCGCCCGGGGCCTCCGCGCCAGGCTCGCCCGCCTCCGACTCCTCCGACCTctcctccgcctccgccgcctccgccgcctccgcctcctcctgCGGCGCCGTCGACGCCCGGCCCAGGGGCTGCGCGCGCGCGGACCGGCCGCCAG TTGAACCCCATATGGGGGTTATTGGAAGGCAACAGAGAGGACCCTTTCAAGGCGTTCGTGTGAAGAACTCGGTGAAGGAACTCCTGCTGCATATCCGAAGTCATAAACAGAAGGCTTCTGGCCAAGCTTTGGATGATTTTAAG ATACAAAGCGTGAACAGAGAGCAATTCACAG AATTGAAGAACACAGTACCATATAGTGGGAAAAGGAAAGGACCCGATTCGTTGTCTGATGGACCAGCTTGCAAAAGGCCAGCTGTGTTACATACCCAGTTTTTG acACCACCTCAAACGCCAACACCTGCAGAGAGCATGGAAGATGTTCATCACAGTGAATCCAAACAGGACAGCAGCGCCGATCTGCTTCAGAACATAATCAACATTAAGAATGAATGCAGCCCAGTGTCCTTAAATACTGTCCAAGTTAGCTGGATGAGCCCAGTGGTGGTCCCTCAGGGCTCCCCCCGGGAACAGTGTCAGGACTTCCACGGAGGGCAGATCTTCTCTCCGCCTCAGAAATACCAACCATTCCAAGTCAGCAGCTCTCCACACATGATGGATCAGGCCTCCCTGTACCAGTATTCTCCACAGAGCCAGCACTTGCAGCAGCCGCTGCCGCCACCGCACTacacccccagcccagctctgGAGTACGGTCCTTATTCCAGAACTTCCCAGTCCCCCAGCTATGAATCGAACCTCTTTGAGGGTCAAGAACCACAGTTCTGCCCAGATCAATGTTTTGCATCCCTTCTAAATAGTCGGGAATCGGAGAATATCGCTGTTCCCATTCAGAATCCCCCCAGTGTTCAGCAACAAAATGAGTCCCCCCTGCAGAACTTCAACATGATGCCACACGGTGCCTGTGAGGCCATGGTGGGGCATGATGCGGGCGCTACCACGCTAAGCACTTCAGCGCCGTTCCAGAACATCATCGGAAATCCAGTGAACACCACACAGTTAGGGAAGTCCTTTTTTCAGTGGCAAGTAGAGCAAGAAGAAAGCAAGTTGGCAAATATCTCCCAAGACCAGTTTCTTTCAAAGGATGCAGATGGTGACAC GTTCCTCCATATTGCTGTTGCCCAGGGGAGAAGGGCACTTTCCTACGTCCTTGCAAGAAAAATGAATGCGCTTCACATGTTGGATATTAAAGAGCACAACGGACAG AGTGCCTTTCAGGTGGCAGTGGCTGCCAATCAGCATCTCATCGTGCAGGATCTGGTGAACCTTGGGGCCCAGGTGAACACCACTGACTGCTGGGGAAGAACCCCCCTGCACGTCTGTGCCGAGAAAGGTCACTCCCAGGTGCTTCAG gCAATTCAGAAGGGAGCAGTGAAGAGCAATCAGTTTTTGGATCTTGAGGCAACTAACTATGATG gcctgaCTCCTCTACATTGTGCGGTTGTGGCACACAATGCTGTGGTGCATGAGCTTCAGAGAAACCAACAGCCCCATTCACCTGAAGTTCAGGAGCTTTTACTGAAGAACAAGAGTCTGGTTGACACCATCAAATGTCTGATTCAGATGGGAGCAGCAGTGGAAGCTAAG GATCGTAAAAGTGGACGCACAGCCTTGCATTTGGCAGCAGAAGAAGCAAATCTGGAACTCATTCGCCTGTTTTTGGAGCTGCCCAGTTGCCTGTCTTTTGTGAATGCAAAG GCTTACAATGGAAACACTGCCCTCCATGTTGCTGCCAGCCTTCAGTATCGGGTGACACAGTTGGATGCGGTTAGGCTGTTGATGAGGAAGGGAGCAGACCCAAGTACTCGGAACTTGGAGAATGAACAGCCAGTGCATTTGGTTCCTGATGGTCCCGTGGGAGAACAG ATCCGACGTATCCTGAAGGGAAAGTCCATTCAGCAGAGAGCTCCACCGTATTAG